In a genomic window of Halobiforma lacisalsi AJ5:
- a CDS encoding NAD(P)H-binding protein, which produces MHVLVTGATGFVGGRLVDALRATTDHDVTVLVRDADAYDPPDGVAVVEGDVLEPGSFEAALADVDAAYYLIHAMGAAGNFVERDRRAARNFERAATDAGVERVIYLSGLGSDSDALSSHLASRREVETLLAAGSPDVTVLRAAIIVGDGSASFRLVRQLATRLPVMITPQWVQTDCQPIAIDDVVAYCLAVLERPETAGETYEIGGPDVVTYRELLTTTAELATGRPPRIVAVPILSPRLSAYWVGLVTDVPSAVARPLIEGVRNRVVVTDDRLQELVGLERTPLEEAVARALERDTVDPGPQPDRSAARGETAASGTSPERGDR; this is translated from the coding sequence ATGCACGTTCTCGTCACGGGCGCGACCGGGTTCGTCGGGGGGCGACTCGTGGACGCCTTACGGGCGACGACCGACCACGACGTAACCGTCCTCGTCAGGGACGCCGACGCGTACGATCCGCCCGACGGCGTCGCCGTCGTCGAGGGCGACGTCCTCGAGCCAGGGAGCTTCGAGGCCGCGCTTGCGGACGTCGACGCCGCCTACTACCTGATCCACGCGATGGGGGCGGCCGGGAACTTCGTCGAACGGGACCGCCGCGCCGCGCGGAACTTCGAACGGGCCGCCACCGACGCCGGCGTCGAGCGGGTGATCTACCTCAGCGGCCTCGGCAGCGATTCGGATGCACTCTCGAGTCACCTCGCGTCCCGCCGAGAGGTCGAGACGCTGCTCGCCGCCGGATCGCCCGACGTGACCGTCCTTCGGGCGGCGATCATCGTCGGCGACGGCAGCGCGAGCTTTCGACTCGTCCGCCAGCTCGCGACGCGGCTCCCCGTGATGATCACGCCCCAGTGGGTCCAGACCGACTGCCAGCCCATCGCGATCGACGACGTCGTCGCGTACTGTCTCGCCGTCCTCGAGCGCCCGGAGACGGCCGGCGAGACCTACGAGATCGGTGGCCCCGACGTGGTGACCTACCGGGAGCTGCTGACGACGACCGCCGAACTCGCGACCGGCCGGCCGCCGCGTATCGTCGCCGTTCCGATCCTGAGTCCGCGACTCTCGGCGTACTGGGTCGGGCTGGTCACCGACGTCCCGTCGGCGGTCGCCCGCCCGCTCATCGAGGGCGTCCGGAATCGCGTCGTCGTCACCGACGACCGCCTCCAGGAACTCGTCGGCCTCGAGCGAACGCCCCTCGAGGAGGCCGTCGCACGGGCGCTCGAGCGTGACACGGTGGATCCGGGGCCGCAGCCGGACCGGAGCGCCGCTCGAGGGGAGACTGCGGCGTCCGGGACGTCGCCCGAACGGGGCGATCGATGA
- a CDS encoding chemotaxis protein CheC, protein MEIDVQSLKTYNELARDGGESAAEALAELTGIETRVEVTDVSLLSSADLEYEFDGREFAGIDVSLGEPLSGTTVLAFDAEGRETIARELVPNAGRDGPADPELTESAIVEAGNIMVNGFVGGWADHLETKVEVSPPEYVEGTGIAVFPEDLTDDEYVVVFRTRVDAVGEDVSFRMLLFPELESLERLLDTRVDDSSAVPTGRGRIPFEKLEVFSEMTEHGSTKAADNVSDMTQLSTAVEVNRLRFVPLSDVPAHVSDRRRVGTVVQFDGAPSGHLAILFDPGAARTAVGALPFVDLESDRADGAEIEWAGRRREALEELGNVIASGFIDGWANVLETSIEHSPPAFVDDMGSSIVSPIIADVGREENYAFLLDSAIRIGDSDALQCQLFAVPRPAELESALDELLVERADETDADPDDLF, encoded by the coding sequence ATGGAGATCGACGTCCAATCGTTGAAAACCTACAACGAACTGGCCCGGGACGGCGGCGAGTCGGCAGCGGAGGCGCTGGCTGAACTGACCGGGATCGAGACACGCGTCGAAGTGACCGACGTCTCGTTGCTGTCGAGCGCCGACCTCGAGTACGAGTTCGACGGCCGGGAATTCGCCGGAATCGACGTCTCGCTCGGTGAGCCGCTGTCGGGGACGACCGTGCTCGCGTTCGACGCCGAGGGGCGCGAGACCATCGCGCGCGAACTGGTTCCGAACGCCGGCCGCGACGGTCCCGCCGATCCGGAACTGACCGAGAGCGCGATCGTCGAGGCCGGGAACATCATGGTCAACGGGTTCGTCGGTGGGTGGGCCGACCACCTCGAGACGAAAGTCGAGGTCTCGCCGCCGGAGTACGTCGAGGGGACGGGTATCGCGGTGTTCCCGGAGGACCTGACCGACGACGAATACGTCGTCGTCTTCCGGACCCGGGTCGACGCCGTCGGCGAGGACGTCTCCTTTCGAATGCTGCTGTTCCCGGAACTCGAGTCGCTCGAGCGGCTGCTGGACACCCGGGTCGACGACTCGAGCGCCGTCCCGACCGGTCGCGGGCGGATCCCCTTCGAGAAACTCGAAGTGTTCTCGGAGATGACCGAGCACGGGTCGACGAAGGCTGCGGACAACGTCAGCGATATGACACAGCTTTCGACGGCCGTCGAGGTCAATCGGCTCCGGTTCGTCCCGCTTTCCGACGTCCCGGCCCACGTCAGCGATCGGCGGCGTGTCGGCACCGTCGTCCAGTTCGACGGGGCCCCCAGCGGCCACCTGGCGATCCTGTTCGACCCGGGTGCGGCCCGGACCGCCGTCGGCGCGTTGCCGTTCGTCGATCTGGAAAGCGACCGGGCGGATGGCGCGGAAATCGAGTGGGCCGGCCGAAGACGCGAGGCCCTCGAGGAGCTCGGGAACGTAATCGCCAGCGGCTTCATCGACGGCTGGGCGAACGTCCTCGAGACGTCGATCGAACACTCGCCGCCGGCGTTCGTCGACGACATGGGGTCGTCGATCGTGAGCCCGATCATCGCGGACGTCGGTCGCGAGGAGAACTACGCGTTCCTGCTCGATTCCGCGATCCGGATCGGCGACAGCGATGCCCTGCAGTGCCAGTTGTTCGCCGTTCCCCGACCCGCGGAACTCGAGTCCGCGCTGGACGAGCTGCTCGTCGAACGCGCCGACGAGACCGACGCCGACCCCGACGACCTCTTCTAG
- a CDS encoding DUF5786 family protein has protein sequence MSMGAYDEDEHERREQQSSRVDADFDDERTIYHGEVEYDAGSSAEELLDQFEEIKSK, from the coding sequence ATGTCAATGGGTGCCTATGACGAGGACGAACACGAGCGACGCGAGCAGCAGTCTTCGCGGGTCGACGCCGACTTCGACGACGAGCGCACGATCTATCACGGCGAGGTCGAGTACGACGCGGGCTCGTCTGCGGAGGAGCTTCTAGACCAGTTCGAGGAGATCAAGTCGAAGTAA
- a CDS encoding YkgJ family cysteine cluster protein produces MELNCEGCAACCMDWRPLLEEFDEGDGVDRERRDRSGRRPFRDSDGDGGDGRDPLDDDPNFVPLTRDEVRGFLDDGMAGALTPRFWHTRDGDEGVEIDGHTLAAVAGRPAFFVGLRKPPKPVAPFGREPTWLPACVFLDPETLQCRIHGDDRYPAECRAYPAHNLALEHETECERVEATVDRGTERLVSDEVDVDADSDGLLLGTQAIGEKLFCHPGPDALEGTIRRIAAGEPTAADRAECLAVAAASSPGTLATSDYHYEEAKERVLESVPDADEGDGNASWVGHAIREWHRRADDVGERETEEGPADLAAAVELSRGAPETPGWDALE; encoded by the coding sequence ATGGAGTTGAACTGCGAGGGCTGTGCGGCCTGTTGTATGGACTGGCGGCCGCTGCTCGAGGAGTTCGACGAGGGCGACGGGGTCGACCGCGAGCGACGCGACCGATCCGGACGCCGCCCGTTTCGCGACAGCGACGGCGACGGCGGGGACGGACGGGACCCTCTCGACGACGACCCCAACTTCGTCCCGCTCACCCGCGACGAAGTCCGGGGCTTCCTCGATGACGGGATGGCCGGTGCCCTGACGCCGCGGTTCTGGCACACCCGGGATGGCGACGAGGGCGTGGAGATCGACGGCCACACCCTCGCCGCGGTCGCGGGCCGGCCGGCCTTCTTCGTCGGCCTGCGGAAGCCGCCCAAGCCCGTTGCGCCTTTCGGCCGGGAGCCGACCTGGCTGCCGGCCTGCGTCTTCCTCGATCCGGAGACCCTACAGTGTCGGATCCACGGCGACGACCGCTACCCCGCGGAGTGTCGTGCCTACCCAGCGCACAACCTCGCGCTCGAGCACGAAACCGAGTGCGAACGGGTCGAGGCGACCGTCGACCGCGGCACGGAGCGGCTGGTCTCGGACGAGGTCGACGTCGACGCGGATTCGGACGGCCTCCTCCTCGGGACCCAGGCCATCGGTGAGAAACTGTTCTGTCACCCCGGACCCGACGCGCTCGAGGGGACGATCCGCCGGATCGCCGCGGGCGAACCGACCGCCGCCGATCGGGCGGAGTGTCTCGCGGTCGCGGCCGCCTCGAGTCCGGGCACGCTCGCCACATCGGATTACCACTACGAGGAGGCGAAAGAACGGGTGCTCGAGTCGGTGCCCGACGCCGACGAAGGGGACGGGAATGCGTCGTGGGTCGGCCACGCGATCCGGGAGTGGCACCGGCGGGCGGACGACGTCGGGGAACGGGAAACCGAGGAGGGGCCGGCGGATCTCGCCGCCGCGGTCGAACTGAGCCGTGGCGCCCCGGAGACGCCGGGCTGGGACGCACTCGAGTGA
- a CDS encoding DUF7561 family protein, with protein MAKDSCDGCGRTVTVAGGIANIWTFGEDTGKGTAMTLEFEDGSEHLLCYPCIEALPDYPSAADVDRLEEVDETTSRHVGP; from the coding sequence ATGGCAAAGGACTCCTGTGACGGCTGTGGCCGAACGGTGACCGTGGCCGGCGGTATCGCCAACATCTGGACGTTCGGCGAGGATACCGGCAAGGGCACCGCGATGACCCTGGAGTTCGAGGACGGGTCCGAGCACCTGCTCTGTTACCCCTGTATCGAGGCCCTGCCGGACTACCCGTCCGCGGCGGACGTCGATCGACTCGAGGAGGTCGACGAGACGACGTCTCGCCACGTGGGACCGTAA
- a CDS encoding DUF5784 family protein, with product MAQPLRFRYSPQSWSEQRVRQDILQPLRSNIGAQAVSPRFEIGADWTTHRFEMQNGDLALFAHNESEAYWMGNTETPSSLWRTDKFGWDEVPYHVARWAQRELLATLHEEDPWLTDYPYISWFFLPVFMSKDGRESTRAFFREHAAGFPDAGRREATRFFEEFLKTGVFDEYRHVMAGKLGTSNHVDRVRMSATMGEFIAAKILTDAGYDIVPEIEVTTGHSLDFRADDAETNALVEVTRPQPPTNRSAAGPVAAVRDTAETKTNGQLAKHGGGAVLFVDCSSFRDDSWAAVRDERPDVRHRPAVVYRARPDGHVEGYRKGSVPLDLETNDAVEFVD from the coding sequence GTGGCACAGCCGCTTCGCTTTCGTTACTCGCCCCAGTCGTGGAGCGAGCAACGAGTCCGACAGGATATTCTGCAGCCGCTCCGGTCGAACATCGGTGCCCAGGCCGTCTCCCCGCGGTTCGAGATCGGGGCCGACTGGACGACCCACCGTTTCGAGATGCAAAACGGCGACCTCGCCCTGTTCGCACACAACGAGTCCGAAGCCTACTGGATGGGCAACACGGAGACGCCGTCGTCGCTGTGGCGGACCGACAAGTTCGGCTGGGACGAGGTGCCCTATCACGTCGCCCGCTGGGCCCAGCGGGAACTGCTCGCGACGCTCCACGAAGAGGATCCGTGGCTCACCGACTACCCCTACATCTCCTGGTTTTTCCTCCCCGTATTCATGTCCAAAGACGGCCGGGAGTCGACCCGCGCGTTCTTCCGGGAACACGCCGCCGGCTTCCCCGACGCCGGCCGGCGCGAAGCCACCCGCTTCTTCGAGGAGTTCCTGAAGACCGGCGTGTTCGACGAGTATCGACACGTGATGGCGGGCAAACTCGGCACCAGCAACCACGTCGACCGCGTCCGCATGAGCGCGACGATGGGCGAGTTCATCGCCGCCAAGATCCTCACCGACGCCGGCTACGACATCGTCCCCGAGATCGAGGTAACGACCGGCCACTCGCTCGACTTCCGGGCCGACGACGCCGAGACGAACGCCCTGGTCGAGGTGACTCGCCCGCAACCGCCGACGAACCGCAGCGCCGCCGGCCCGGTCGCCGCCGTCCGCGACACCGCCGAGACGAAGACCAACGGACAACTCGCCAAACACGGCGGTGGCGCGGTCCTGTTCGTCGACTGCTCGAGTTTTCGCGACGATAGCTGGGCCGCCGTCCGCGACGAACGGCCGGACGTCCGCCACCGGCCCGCCGTCGTCTACCGCGCCCGGCCCGACGGCCACGTCGAGGGGTACCGCAAGGGGTCGGTACCGCTCGATCTCGAGACGAACGACGCGGTCGAGTTCGTCGATTGA
- a CDS encoding chemotaxis protein CheD gives MTNGVGSCGVVVLHDDTAGVSAMLHFMLPGRESPSPEDPDEKFADTGLEVLVSTFESNGGRTRRAWAKLAGGARMFEFDSFDTPVGEQNVAAARDGLESRNIPIRGSDVGGSEGRQVTFEPASGGMIVKTAAGKTRRL, from the coding sequence GTGACGAATGGGGTCGGCTCCTGCGGCGTGGTCGTCCTCCACGACGACACCGCCGGGGTCAGCGCGATGCTCCATTTCATGCTCCCCGGACGCGAGTCCCCGTCGCCGGAGGATCCCGACGAGAAGTTCGCCGACACCGGGCTCGAGGTACTGGTCTCGACGTTCGAGTCCAACGGCGGCCGGACGCGGCGGGCGTGGGCGAAACTCGCGGGCGGTGCCCGGATGTTCGAGTTCGACAGTTTCGACACGCCGGTCGGCGAGCAGAACGTCGCGGCCGCACGCGACGGTCTCGAGTCTCGGAACATCCCGATCCGGGGATCCGACGTCGGCGGCAGTGAAGGGCGACAGGTCACGTTCGAGCCGGCCTCCGGCGGGATGATCGTCAAGACGGCTGCCGGAAAGACGCGGCGGCTCTAG
- a CDS encoding DUF7530 family protein — MTDATEPHDLDYGETWVYESLLGTVPGLNVSGRTAIALQFVGFEVAILLVAAVYDLRAAIVPGTVAVLVATIGSWLMLRFSHVVRDLPTPQEYRRLLFGSSIDVVLGVLAFVALVTYLFVIDPRGAGLEGTLLVDLFGIDPPPIAVALALLVLWDVVYRIGTCWWASVVGLWRSLVYEFEPNVSRRYRRVDAINVVFAAVQLLLVPFVVEQPVLLVVLVGHVVAVAVVTLLAIGFQR; from the coding sequence ATGACCGACGCCACGGAGCCGCACGACCTCGACTACGGGGAGACGTGGGTCTACGAGAGCCTGCTCGGAACGGTCCCGGGACTGAACGTCTCGGGGCGGACGGCGATCGCCCTCCAGTTCGTCGGCTTCGAAGTCGCGATCCTCCTCGTCGCCGCGGTCTACGACCTCCGGGCTGCGATCGTGCCCGGCACGGTCGCCGTCCTCGTCGCGACGATCGGGAGCTGGCTCATGCTGCGGTTCAGCCACGTGGTCCGCGATCTCCCGACGCCGCAGGAGTACCGGCGGCTCCTGTTCGGCTCGAGCATCGACGTCGTCCTCGGTGTCCTGGCGTTCGTCGCGCTCGTGACCTACCTGTTCGTGATCGATCCGCGCGGCGCCGGGTTGGAGGGAACCCTGCTCGTCGACCTGTTCGGGATCGACCCGCCGCCGATCGCGGTCGCACTCGCGTTGCTGGTGCTGTGGGACGTCGTCTATCGGATCGGGACGTGCTGGTGGGCGAGCGTCGTCGGACTGTGGCGATCGCTCGTCTACGAGTTCGAGCCGAACGTGAGTCGTCGCTACCGGCGCGTCGACGCGATAAACGTCGTGTTCGCCGCGGTGCAGTTACTGCTGGTCCCGTTCGTCGTAGAACAGCCGGTGCTCCTCGTCGTTCTCGTCGGTCACGTCGTCGCGGTCGCGGTCGTTACGCTACTGGCGATCGGATTCCAGCGGTGA
- a CDS encoding DUF418 domain-containing protein, with protein sequence MSSASETEKTGPTAPSDRIVGLDALRGFALLGILLINVWVFSMPETTLSNPTIYGDFTGGNYWAWFVGHVFAQQKFITIFTILFGGGVVLFTRNVERRDGPVFELYVRRSGWLVAFGLAHAYLLWYGDILVAYGVCAFVVVLFRDHDPRTLAIAGVALLSVPSLIEVIAAVTAEPATVASSWQPAESALRAEVETYRSGWLTQMEHRVPAALRRQTTGLLGYTGWRVSGSMLLGMALFKWGVLTNERSAQFYRRLVAIGGAIGLAAVLAGVRYIQANDWSVEAALFWRQFNYWGSVPLALAYVGIVMLYCKRRPDGVVTRSLAAVGRTAFSNYILQTVLATSIFYGHGLGLFGRMSRLELYGIVVVIWAVQVPLSVLWLRYFRYGPLEWIWRVLTYESMQPLRAAGADEADE encoded by the coding sequence GGACCGCATCGTCGGCCTCGACGCGCTCCGGGGGTTCGCGCTGCTTGGCATCCTCCTGATCAACGTCTGGGTCTTCTCGATGCCCGAGACGACGCTGTCGAACCCGACGATCTACGGCGACTTCACCGGCGGCAACTACTGGGCCTGGTTCGTCGGGCACGTCTTCGCCCAACAGAAGTTCATCACGATATTCACGATCCTGTTCGGCGGCGGGGTCGTCCTCTTTACCCGCAACGTCGAGCGCCGCGACGGGCCGGTGTTCGAACTGTACGTCAGACGCTCCGGGTGGCTCGTCGCCTTCGGGCTCGCACACGCCTACCTGCTGTGGTACGGCGACATCCTCGTCGCCTACGGCGTCTGCGCGTTCGTCGTGGTCCTGTTTCGCGATCACGACCCGCGGACGCTCGCGATCGCCGGCGTCGCGTTGCTCTCGGTCCCGTCGCTCATCGAGGTGATCGCGGCAGTCACTGCGGAGCCGGCGACAGTCGCGAGTTCGTGGCAACCGGCGGAATCCGCCCTGCGTGCCGAGGTCGAGACCTACCGGAGCGGGTGGCTGACTCAGATGGAACACCGCGTGCCGGCCGCGTTGCGACGGCAGACGACCGGGCTCCTCGGCTACACCGGCTGGCGGGTGAGCGGGTCGATGCTGCTCGGAATGGCGCTTTTCAAGTGGGGCGTGCTGACGAACGAACGCTCCGCGCAGTTCTACCGTCGGCTGGTCGCGATCGGCGGCGCGATCGGGCTCGCCGCCGTCCTCGCCGGGGTCCGGTACATCCAGGCCAACGACTGGAGCGTCGAGGCGGCGCTGTTCTGGCGGCAGTTCAACTACTGGGGGAGCGTCCCGCTCGCGCTCGCGTACGTCGGGATCGTCATGCTGTACTGCAAGCGACGGCCCGACGGCGTCGTCACGCGATCGCTCGCGGCGGTCGGCCGGACGGCCTTCAGCAACTACATCCTGCAGACGGTACTCGCCACGTCGATTTTCTACGGCCACGGGCTCGGGCTGTTCGGCCGGATGAGCCGGCTCGAGCTGTACGGAATCGTCGTCGTCATCTGGGCAGTGCAAGTACCGCTGTCGGTACTCTGGCTCCGGTACTTCCGGTACGGCCCGCTGGAGTGGATCTGGCGAGTGCTTACGTACGAGTCGATGCAGCCGCTGCGGGCGGCCGGTGCCGACGAGGCCGACGAGTGA